A stretch of Saccharothrix texasensis DNA encodes these proteins:
- the rpmA gene encoding 50S ribosomal protein L27, which produces MAHKKGASSSRNGRDSNAQYLGVKRFGGQVVKAGEILIRQRGTKFHPGVNVGRGKDDTLFALTPGAVEFGSKRGRKTVNIVPVEAAA; this is translated from the coding sequence ATGGCACACAAGAAGGGCGCCTCCAGCTCCCGCAACGGCCGTGACTCCAACGCCCAGTACCTCGGCGTGAAGCGGTTCGGCGGTCAGGTCGTCAAGGCCGGCGAGATCCTGATCCGCCAGCGCGGCACCAAGTTCCACCCCGGCGTCAACGTCGGCCGCGGCAAGGACGACACGCTGTTCGCGCTGACTCCCGGTGCGGTCGAGTTCGGTAGCAAGCGCGGTCGCAAGACCGTGAACATCGTCCCGGTCGAGGCTGCTGCTTAA
- the rplU gene encoding 50S ribosomal protein L21, translating to MYAIVKTGGKQYKVAVGDVIEVEKLEGEPDTEITFAAPLLVVDGDDVTSAADALAKFSVTGKVVEQTKGPKIRIHKFKNKTGYHKRQGHRQKLTRVEVTGITGK from the coding sequence ATGTACGCGATCGTCAAGACCGGCGGCAAGCAGTACAAGGTGGCTGTCGGCGACGTCATCGAGGTCGAGAAGCTCGAGGGCGAGCCGGACACCGAGATCACCTTCGCGGCGCCGCTTCTCGTTGTGGACGGCGATGACGTCACCTCCGCGGCGGACGCCCTGGCGAAGTTCTCGGTGACCGGCAAGGTCGTCGAGCAGACCAAGGGCCCCAAGATCCGCATCCACAAGTTCAAGAACAAGACCGGCTACCACAAGCGCCAGGGTCACCGCCAGAAGTTGACCCGCGTCGAGGTCACCGGCATCACCGGTAAGTGA
- a CDS encoding translation initiation factor IF-2 N-terminal domain-containing protein — protein sequence MSNTEKPAGAAGGGNATSAHPDLADLPAKLRVHALAKLLGASSKDVVAALADLGETVKGAQSSVSRDLALKVAESLLAWDDIVTGEVDEQTEEPVRVTRDVAPLVPLFAPPSAVFLPPTPVVKEVPASRDEDLDDTEDDADDHASADDAGDEGEGRRRRRRGRRGRGRGKGVGDENGDDETGEEPAEAAEAEAEAADESADDEGPGSRRRRRRRRRKTGAEEEAAPSEDDPPNTVVHVREPARDARDDKADSEAAQSEVRSVRGSTRLEAKRQRRRDGREAGRRRAPVLSEAEFLARREAVERTMVVRERGDRTQIGVLEDGVLVEHFVTSSGTGSLVGNVYLGRVQNVLPSMEAAFIDIGRGRNAVLYAGEVDWDAAGLEGKARKIEQALSTGDSVLVQVTKDPVGHKGARLTTQISLPGRFLVYVPGGGATGISRKLPDNERKRLKDILKRVVPEDAGVIIRTASEGIAEEELARDVTRLQAQWQVIKDKADTPKAQAPQLLYEEPDLLVKVVRDLFTEDFAALVVQGSDAWETIDGYVRHVAPDLQERLRKHVGNSDAFTEYRIDEQLLKALDRKVWLPSGGYLVIDRTEAMTVIDVNTGKFTGSGGNLEETVTRNNLEAAEEIVRQLRLRDVGGIIVIDFIDMVLESNRDLVLRRLTECLGRDRTRHQVAEVTSLGLVQMTRKRVGTGLLEAFSTTCEHCRGRGLVVTTEPMHSHGNGGGGGGQQAQQQPQQQQQGGGRKSRRAKHADVPEPVAEQTVEPTEEPEAIAEQPTSVEPVSALLEEEAAPETPKRDRRQRRRARREAGAVVKHGDEEPESSTAPEQSAPEAPEQSGQPAAQPVAVQPVVEQPVAAPVVERPVVEQAAPAPVAAADTAQQAVEAPSAPAAEPVKTGRTRRRVTKPAMVPEPVTPPVAVTPVEVPPAPRASAPAPVAEQPVNGHVEPSAPAVITRRRAARRAASRPAGPPLDGAKES from the coding sequence TTGTCGAACACGGAAAAGCCCGCCGGCGCCGCCGGCGGGGGTAACGCCACATCCGCACACCCGGATCTGGCGGATCTGCCCGCCAAGCTGCGGGTGCACGCGCTGGCCAAGCTGCTCGGCGCGAGCAGCAAGGACGTGGTGGCCGCCCTCGCCGACCTCGGCGAGACGGTCAAGGGCGCGCAGTCGAGCGTGAGCCGCGATCTCGCGCTCAAGGTCGCCGAGAGCCTCCTGGCCTGGGACGACATCGTCACCGGCGAGGTGGACGAGCAGACCGAGGAACCGGTGCGGGTGACCCGCGACGTGGCGCCGCTGGTGCCGCTGTTCGCGCCGCCGTCCGCGGTGTTCCTGCCGCCGACCCCGGTGGTCAAGGAGGTCCCGGCGAGCCGGGACGAAGACCTCGACGACACCGAGGACGACGCCGACGACCACGCGTCCGCCGACGACGCCGGTGACGAGGGCGAAGGCCGCCGTCGCCGTCGCCGCGGCCGTCGTGGGCGCGGTCGCGGCAAGGGCGTCGGCGACGAGAACGGCGACGACGAGACCGGCGAGGAGCCGGCCGAGGCCGCCGAGGCCGAAGCCGAGGCCGCCGACGAGTCGGCCGACGATGAGGGCCCGGGCAGCCGTCGCCGCCGTCGTCGCCGTCGCCGCAAGACCGGCGCCGAGGAAGAGGCCGCGCCGAGCGAGGACGACCCGCCGAACACCGTCGTCCACGTCCGCGAGCCCGCCCGTGACGCCCGTGACGACAAGGCCGACTCCGAGGCCGCGCAGAGCGAGGTGCGCAGCGTCCGCGGGTCGACCCGGCTGGAGGCCAAGCGCCAGCGCCGCCGCGACGGCCGCGAAGCCGGCCGCCGCCGCGCCCCCGTGCTGTCCGAGGCCGAGTTCCTGGCCCGCCGCGAGGCCGTGGAGCGCACGATGGTGGTGCGCGAGCGCGGCGACCGCACCCAGATCGGCGTGCTGGAGGACGGCGTCCTGGTCGAGCACTTCGTGACCTCCTCGGGCACCGGCTCGCTGGTCGGCAACGTCTACCTCGGCCGGGTGCAGAACGTGCTGCCCTCGATGGAGGCGGCGTTCATCGACATCGGCCGCGGCCGCAACGCGGTGCTGTACGCGGGCGAGGTCGACTGGGACGCGGCCGGCCTGGAGGGCAAGGCCCGCAAGATCGAGCAGGCCCTCTCGACCGGCGACAGCGTGCTGGTGCAGGTCACCAAGGACCCGGTCGGCCACAAGGGCGCCCGGCTGACCACCCAGATCAGCCTGCCCGGCCGCTTCCTGGTGTACGTGCCCGGCGGCGGCGCGACCGGCATCAGCCGCAAGCTGCCCGACAACGAGCGCAAGCGCCTCAAGGACATCCTCAAGCGCGTCGTCCCCGAGGACGCGGGCGTCATCATCCGCACCGCCTCGGAGGGCATCGCCGAGGAGGAGCTGGCCCGCGACGTCACCCGCCTGCAGGCGCAGTGGCAGGTCATCAAGGACAAGGCCGACACGCCCAAGGCCCAGGCGCCGCAGCTGCTGTACGAAGAGCCGGACCTGCTGGTGAAGGTCGTGCGCGACCTGTTCACCGAGGACTTCGCCGCGCTCGTCGTCCAGGGCTCGGACGCGTGGGAGACCATCGACGGCTACGTCCGGCACGTCGCGCCCGACCTCCAGGAACGGCTGCGCAAGCACGTGGGCAACAGCGACGCGTTCACCGAGTACCGCATCGACGAGCAGCTGCTCAAGGCGCTGGACCGCAAGGTCTGGCTGCCGTCGGGCGGCTACCTGGTCATCGACCGCACCGAGGCGATGACGGTCATCGACGTCAACACCGGCAAGTTCACCGGATCGGGTGGAAACCTCGAGGAGACGGTGACCCGGAACAACCTGGAGGCGGCCGAGGAGATCGTCCGCCAGCTCAGGTTGCGCGACGTCGGCGGCATCATCGTGATCGACTTCATCGACATGGTGCTGGAGTCGAACCGCGACCTGGTGCTGCGCCGGCTGACCGAGTGCCTCGGCCGCGACCGCACCCGCCACCAGGTGGCGGAGGTGACGTCGCTGGGTCTGGTGCAGATGACGCGCAAGCGGGTCGGCACCGGCCTGCTGGAGGCGTTCTCGACGACCTGCGAGCACTGCCGCGGGCGTGGCCTGGTCGTCACGACCGAGCCGATGCACTCGCACGGCAACGGTGGCGGCGGCGGTGGCCAGCAGGCCCAGCAGCAGCCCCAGCAACAGCAGCAGGGTGGCGGCCGCAAGTCGCGCCGCGCCAAGCACGCGGACGTCCCGGAGCCCGTGGCCGAGCAGACCGTGGAGCCGACCGAGGAGCCCGAGGCGATCGCGGAGCAGCCGACGTCGGTCGAGCCCGTGTCCGCCCTGCTGGAGGAGGAGGCCGCGCCGGAGACCCCGAAGCGCGACCGCCGCCAACGCCGCCGGGCCCGCCGCGAGGCCGGTGCGGTCGTCAAGCACGGCGACGAGGAGCCCGAGTCGTCGACGGCCCCCGAGCAGTCCGCGCCCGAGGCGCCTGAGCAGTCCGGGCAGCCCGCTGCCCAGCCGGTCGCCGTCCAGCCGGTCGTCGAGCAGCCCGTCGCCGCGCCGGTCGTCGAACGGCCGGTCGTCGAGCAGGCGGCTCCCGCCCCGGTCGCGGCCGCGGACACGGCGCAGCAGGCCGTCGAGGCCCCCTCGGCGCCCGCCGCCGAGCCCGTCAAGACCGGGCGGACCCGGCGGCGGGTGACCAAGCCCGCCATGGTGCCCGAGCCCGTCACCCCGCCCGTCGCGGTGACGCCGGTGGAGGTCCCGCCCGCCCCTCGGGCGAGCGCGCCGGCGCCGGTCGCCGAGCAGCCGGTCAACGGCCACGTCGAGCCGAGCGCGCCCGCGGTGATCACGCGTCGCCGCGCGGCTCGCCGGGCCGCCTCCCGGCCCGCCGGCCCGCCGCTGGACGGGGCCAAGGAGAGCTGA
- a CDS encoding TIGR03936 family radical SAM-associated protein encodes MQKLRLRYAKRGRLRFTSHRDIARTFERALRRAGVPMAYSQGFSPHPKVSWVGAAPTGVASEAEYVEVSVVDRVDPEALRTALDAVLPPGLDVLEVVQSAGGTLPERIEASAWRVELPGVSPEELTEAVTALMGSASVEVERLTKDGKKIVDVRPAIVSAEVEAWTGTHSSDAGHDARDLSQPCGILMTVVRQTTPTVRPDDVLSALRVVADLVPPVPAKATRMAQGRLDDEGGLVDPLALDRAAEV; translated from the coding sequence GTGCAGAAGCTCCGACTGCGCTATGCCAAACGCGGTCGGCTGCGGTTCACGTCACACCGTGACATCGCGCGCACGTTTGAGCGCGCGCTGCGTCGGGCAGGCGTCCCCATGGCTTATTCGCAGGGTTTCAGCCCTCACCCGAAGGTGTCATGGGTCGGCGCGGCGCCCACGGGCGTGGCGAGCGAGGCCGAGTACGTCGAGGTGTCCGTGGTCGACCGGGTCGACCCGGAGGCGCTGCGGACCGCCCTGGACGCCGTGCTGCCACCCGGGCTGGACGTGCTGGAGGTCGTCCAGTCCGCCGGCGGCACGCTGCCCGAGCGGATCGAGGCCAGCGCGTGGCGGGTGGAGCTGCCCGGCGTGTCGCCCGAAGAGCTGACCGAAGCCGTGACCGCGCTGATGGGTTCGGCGTCCGTCGAGGTCGAGCGGCTCACCAAGGACGGCAAGAAGATCGTGGACGTGCGGCCGGCGATCGTGTCGGCCGAGGTCGAGGCGTGGACGGGGACGCATTCGAGCGACGCGGGACACGATGCACGAGATTTGTCACAGCCGTGTGGGATACTCATGACGGTCGTACGGCAGACAACCCCTACCGTGAGGCCCGACGACGTGCTGAGTGCGCTCCGAGTCGTCGCCGACCTGGTTCCGCCGGTTCCCGCGAAGGCGACCCGGATGGCGCAGGGGCGGCTGGACGATGAAGGCGGCCTGGTCGACCCGCTTGCCCTGGACAGGGCGGCGGAGGTCTGA
- a CDS encoding S8 family peptidase, translating into MPLHRRARAVAVSAALLATGCLPVTSAAAEPVPAATAVDCVQPGPTLRYLVVFAPGTSAPLADAEITAACGTTAHYYPQIAVAVAVSPDPRFGQHIGPDRAYSAQADGLSKRNGAPARQKKKDDETAGAPAAGGAADRTAEQWDMDLIQAAEAHAVSKGSRDVVVGVLDSGIDPTHPDLVGALDPALSAGCTTGVADPSPAAWAPTTSGHGTHVAGTIAAADDGLGTTGVAPGVRIASVKVVDDAGFIYPEYAVCGFMWAAERGMTITNNSYFIDPWVFTCQDEQGQSVVYEAVRRAVEHASGRGVLTVAAAGNAAADLTKPGRDALSPTNAAPEDVKPRPVDNTCLVLPAQLRNVVAVSSVGADKVKAGYSSYGLGSVDVTAPGGDRRQAPDDGQAGCVLSTVPSAGYDYSCGTSMAAPHVSGVAALLASTHPGASALDLSKMLNAQAETVPCPADYDLNGTGVQDAFCAGHSEYNGFYGHGLVDALAAVQE; encoded by the coding sequence GTGCCTCTGCACCGCCGCGCCCGAGCGGTCGCGGTCAGCGCGGCGCTGCTCGCGACCGGCTGCCTCCCGGTCACCTCGGCCGCGGCCGAGCCCGTGCCGGCGGCGACCGCCGTGGACTGCGTCCAGCCCGGTCCGACGCTGCGCTACCTGGTCGTGTTCGCCCCCGGCACCAGCGCGCCGCTGGCCGACGCCGAGATCACCGCCGCGTGCGGCACGACCGCCCACTACTACCCGCAGATCGCGGTGGCCGTGGCCGTCTCCCCGGACCCCAGGTTCGGGCAGCACATCGGCCCGGACCGGGCGTACAGCGCGCAGGCCGACGGCCTGTCCAAGCGCAACGGCGCGCCCGCGAGGCAGAAGAAGAAGGACGACGAGACGGCCGGTGCGCCCGCCGCCGGTGGCGCGGCGGACCGCACGGCCGAGCAGTGGGACATGGACCTGATCCAGGCGGCCGAGGCGCACGCGGTGAGCAAGGGCAGCCGGGACGTGGTGGTGGGCGTGCTCGACTCGGGCATCGACCCGACGCACCCCGACCTGGTCGGCGCGCTGGACCCGGCGCTGTCCGCCGGCTGCACGACCGGGGTGGCGGACCCGTCCCCCGCCGCGTGGGCGCCGACGACGTCCGGGCACGGCACGCACGTCGCGGGCACGATCGCGGCGGCCGACGACGGCCTCGGCACGACCGGGGTGGCGCCGGGCGTGCGGATCGCCTCGGTGAAGGTCGTGGACGACGCCGGGTTCATCTACCCCGAGTACGCGGTGTGCGGGTTCATGTGGGCCGCCGAACGGGGCATGACCATCACGAACAACAGCTACTTCATCGACCCGTGGGTGTTCACCTGCCAGGACGAGCAGGGCCAGTCGGTGGTCTACGAGGCGGTGCGGCGGGCGGTCGAGCACGCGTCCGGGCGCGGTGTGCTGACGGTGGCGGCGGCGGGCAACGCGGCGGCCGACCTGACCAAGCCGGGCCGGGACGCGCTGAGCCCGACGAACGCCGCCCCGGAGGACGTCAAGCCGCGCCCGGTGGACAACACGTGCCTGGTGCTGCCGGCCCAGCTGCGCAACGTGGTGGCGGTGTCGTCGGTGGGCGCGGACAAGGTGAAGGCCGGGTACAGCTCCTACGGGCTCGGTTCGGTGGACGTGACCGCGCCGGGCGGCGACCGCAGGCAGGCGCCGGACGACGGGCAGGCCGGGTGCGTGCTGTCGACCGTGCCGTCCGCCGGGTACGACTACTCGTGCGGCACGTCGATGGCCGCGCCGCACGTGTCGGGGGTGGCGGCGCTGCTGGCGTCCACGCACCCCGGGGCCAGCGCGCTGGACCTGTCGAAGATGCTCAACGCGCAGGCGGAGACGGTGCCGTGCCCGGCGGACTACGACCTCAACGGCACGGGTGTGCAGGACGCGTTCTGCGCGGGCCACTCGGAGTACAACGGCTTCTACGGCCACGGCCTGGTCGACGCGCTCGCCGCCGTTCAGGAGTAG
- a CDS encoding ferredoxin, which yields MVSEHDARVWDVATLSGRVAYVAMCLAACWGVLTATGWVRRITGRAALRATHQVLATFAVATAVAHAVSFLSLDAAPLAAYQLVVPLLGGGEVRHALGVVGLELLLAASVTAGLQRSVVYRDWLGLHRLAYAGVWLGALHAWLGASASGHVAVVWLGGITVLMPAVTLTVLRFLPPHLLVRVGVIEAEPAPAPSPPPVRDESPGVRVAVDHGRCRHYALCQAQAPRVFRVLEDGRLRYARNPDADQAPQVRAAARVCPMRAIRVDAAEARP from the coding sequence GTGGTGTCCGAACACGACGCCCGGGTGTGGGACGTCGCCACGCTGTCCGGACGGGTCGCGTACGTGGCGATGTGCCTGGCCGCGTGCTGGGGCGTGCTCACCGCCACCGGCTGGGTCCGCCGGATCACCGGCCGGGCCGCGTTGCGCGCCACGCACCAGGTGCTGGCGACGTTCGCGGTGGCCACCGCCGTGGCGCACGCGGTGTCGTTCCTGTCGTTGGACGCCGCGCCCCTGGCGGCCTACCAGCTCGTGGTGCCGCTCCTCGGCGGCGGCGAGGTCCGGCACGCGCTCGGCGTGGTCGGGCTGGAGCTCTTGCTGGCCGCGTCGGTGACGGCCGGGTTGCAGCGCTCGGTGGTCTACCGCGACTGGCTGGGCCTGCACCGGCTCGCGTACGCGGGCGTGTGGCTCGGCGCGCTGCACGCGTGGCTGGGCGCCTCCGCGAGCGGGCACGTCGCCGTGGTGTGGCTGGGCGGCATCACCGTGCTGATGCCCGCGGTCACGCTGACCGTGCTGCGGTTCCTGCCGCCGCACCTGCTCGTGCGGGTCGGCGTGATCGAGGCGGAGCCGGCACCGGCGCCGTCACCGCCGCCGGTCCGGGACGAGTCGCCCGGGGTCCGGGTCGCGGTCGACCACGGGCGGTGCCGGCACTACGCGCTGTGCCAGGCGCAGGCGCCCAGGGTGTTCCGGGTGCTGGAGGACGGGCGGCTGCGCTACGCGCGCAACCCCGACGCCGACCAGGCGCCGCAGGTGCGCGCGGCGGCACGGGTGTGCCCGATGCGCGCGATCCGGGTCGACGCGGCCGAAGCCCGCCCCTGA
- a CDS encoding TIGR03960 family B12-binding radical SAM protein: MSVESVFPALEPLLPKVSKPVQYVGGELNATLKDWDTAAVRWALMYPDAYEVGLPNQGVMILYEVLNEQPDVLAERTYAVWPDLEKLMREHGVPQFTVDGHRPVGAFDLFGVSFATELGYTNLLNALDLAGIPIHAAERTDEHPIVVAGGHAAFNPEPISPFIDAAVLGDGEEAVLEITDIVRAWKAEGRPGGRDEILTRLAETGGVYVPRFYDVEYLPDGRIQRVVPNRERVPYRVFKRTTMDLDAWPYPKQPLVPLAESVHERMSVEIFRGCTRGCRFCQAGMITRPVRERSIEGIGAMVQRGLEATGFEEVGLLSLSSADHSEIAEVTKGLADRYEGTNTSLSLPSTRVDAFNIELANELSRNGRRSGLTFAPEGGSERLRRVINKMVSEEDLIRTVSAAFGAGWRQVKLYFMCGLPTETDDDVVQIAEMAKNVIRAGREASGRKDVRCTISIGGFVPKPHTPFQWAAQCDPETVDNRLRLLREAVNSDRSLGRNIGMRYHDGKPSLIEGLLSRGDRRIGLVIERVWREGGRFDGWSEHFSYDRWVRAAEAELPPLGVDLAWFTTREREELEVLPWDHLDSGLDKEWLWADWQDALDEREQDDCRWTPCFDCGVCPAMGTDIEVGPTGRTLLPISPVGKGSPVRNPALSPAVQG, encoded by the coding sequence GTGAGTGTCGAGTCGGTCTTCCCCGCCCTGGAACCCCTGCTGCCGAAGGTCTCCAAGCCGGTGCAGTACGTCGGCGGGGAGCTCAACGCCACCCTGAAGGACTGGGACACCGCCGCGGTGCGGTGGGCGCTGATGTACCCGGACGCCTACGAGGTAGGGCTGCCCAACCAGGGCGTCATGATCCTCTACGAGGTCCTCAACGAGCAGCCGGACGTGCTGGCCGAGCGGACCTACGCGGTGTGGCCCGACCTCGAGAAGCTGATGCGCGAGCACGGCGTGCCGCAGTTCACCGTGGACGGTCACCGGCCCGTCGGCGCGTTCGACCTGTTCGGGGTCAGCTTCGCCACCGAGCTGGGCTACACGAACCTGCTCAACGCGCTCGACCTGGCCGGCATCCCGATCCACGCCGCCGAGCGCACCGACGAGCACCCCATCGTGGTGGCGGGCGGGCACGCGGCGTTCAACCCGGAGCCGATCTCGCCGTTCATCGACGCGGCGGTGCTCGGCGACGGCGAGGAAGCCGTCCTGGAGATCACCGACATCGTCCGCGCCTGGAAGGCCGAGGGCCGTCCCGGCGGTCGGGACGAGATCCTGACCAGGCTCGCCGAGACCGGCGGCGTGTACGTGCCCCGGTTCTACGACGTCGAGTACCTGCCCGACGGCCGCATCCAGCGCGTGGTGCCCAACCGCGAGCGCGTGCCGTACCGGGTGTTCAAGCGGACCACGATGGACCTCGACGCGTGGCCGTACCCGAAGCAGCCGCTGGTGCCGCTCGCGGAGAGCGTGCACGAGCGGATGAGCGTGGAGATCTTCCGCGGCTGCACGCGCGGCTGCCGGTTCTGCCAGGCGGGCATGATCACCCGCCCGGTGCGGGAGCGGTCCATCGAGGGCATCGGCGCGATGGTGCAGCGCGGCCTGGAGGCGACCGGGTTCGAGGAGGTCGGCCTGCTGTCGCTGTCCAGCGCGGACCACTCGGAGATCGCCGAGGTCACCAAGGGCCTCGCCGACCGCTACGAGGGCACGAACACCAGCCTGTCGCTGCCGTCGACCCGGGTGGACGCGTTCAACATCGAGCTGGCCAACGAGCTGTCGCGCAACGGCCGCCGCTCGGGCCTGACGTTCGCGCCCGAGGGCGGCAGCGAGCGCCTCCGCCGCGTGATCAACAAGATGGTGTCGGAGGAAGACCTGATCCGCACGGTCAGCGCGGCGTTCGGCGCGGGCTGGCGGCAGGTCAAGCTGTACTTCATGTGCGGCCTGCCCACCGAGACCGACGACGACGTGGTCCAGATCGCCGAGATGGCCAAGAACGTCATCCGCGCGGGCCGCGAGGCGTCCGGCCGCAAGGACGTGCGCTGCACGATCTCCATCGGCGGGTTCGTGCCCAAGCCGCACACGCCGTTCCAGTGGGCCGCGCAGTGCGACCCGGAGACCGTGGACAACCGGCTGCGCCTGCTGCGCGAGGCGGTCAACTCGGACCGCTCGCTCGGCCGCAACATCGGCATGCGCTACCACGACGGCAAGCCGTCGCTGATCGAAGGGCTGCTCTCGCGCGGCGACCGGCGCATCGGCCTGGTGATCGAACGGGTGTGGCGCGAGGGCGGCCGGTTCGACGGCTGGTCCGAGCACTTCTCCTACGACCGCTGGGTGCGGGCGGCCGAAGCCGAGCTGCCGCCGCTGGGCGTCGACCTGGCCTGGTTCACCACGCGGGAGCGCGAGGAGCTGGAAGTCCTGCCCTGGGACCACCTGGACTCGGGCCTGGACAAGGAGTGGCTCTGGGCGGACTGGCAGGACGCGCTGGACGAGCGCGAGCAGGACGACTGCCGCTGGACGCCGTGCTTCGACTGCGGTGTGTGCCCGGCGATGGGCACCGACATCGAGGTCGGGCCGACCGGTCGGACGCTGCTGCCGATCTCGCCGGTGGGCAAGGGCTCCCCGGTGCGCAACCCGGCGTTGTCCCCGGCGGTCCAGGGCTGA
- a CDS encoding DoxX family protein has protein sequence MDVVALIGRILFVVLFFGSAMGHLTQTAAMAGYAASKGVPSAKAATFGSGVLMAIGGLMLLLGVWADLGALLLVLFLLPTAFLMHNFWKETDPQAKQVEMIQFNKDLALAGGALMFFGLYAGPGSELGLTITGPLF, from the coding sequence ATGGACGTCGTCGCACTCATCGGCCGGATCCTGTTCGTGGTCCTGTTCTTCGGCTCGGCGATGGGCCACCTCACGCAGACCGCGGCCATGGCCGGGTACGCCGCGTCCAAGGGTGTCCCGTCGGCGAAAGCCGCCACGTTCGGCAGCGGCGTGCTCATGGCCATCGGCGGGTTGATGCTGCTCCTGGGCGTGTGGGCGGATCTCGGCGCCCTGCTGCTGGTGCTGTTCCTGCTGCCGACGGCGTTCCTCATGCACAACTTCTGGAAGGAGACCGACCCGCAGGCCAAGCAGGTGGAGATGATCCAGTTCAACAAGGACCTCGCCCTCGCGGGCGGCGCGTTGATGTTCTTCGGCTTGTACGCGGGACCGGGCTCCGAGCTGGGCCTCACCATCACCGGACCGCTGTTCTGA
- a CDS encoding ABC transporter permease, with protein sequence MTDETSTDLSAPARPVARRTGAALLLRVVPPGLYAGRAHVLVERSYLVSTRGWMSVISGFFEPLFFLFSLGYGLGQLVTTVDGPGGPMPYAAFVAPALLAASAMNGAVFEATFNLFFKFKYAKTYDAVLATPLGPVDIALGEATWCLIRGGLYSAGFIAVMLGFGLIGSPWALLALPACLLVALAFAAVGMAAATFMRSWHDFDLVQLAVMPLFLFSTTFYPLSVYPGWLQTVVQWTPLYHAIELMRALTTGYVGWGALTHVAYFAVMVVVGVVVASRRLGKLLLT encoded by the coding sequence ATGACCGACGAGACCTCCACCGACCTGTCCGCGCCCGCCCGGCCGGTCGCCCGGCGCACCGGCGCCGCCCTGCTGCTCCGGGTCGTCCCGCCGGGCCTGTACGCGGGCCGAGCGCACGTCCTGGTCGAACGGTCGTACCTGGTCAGCACGCGCGGCTGGATGTCGGTGATCTCCGGCTTCTTCGAACCGCTGTTCTTCCTGTTCTCCCTCGGCTACGGCCTGGGCCAACTGGTCACCACCGTCGACGGGCCCGGCGGCCCGATGCCGTACGCCGCGTTCGTCGCGCCCGCGCTGCTGGCCGCCTCGGCGATGAACGGCGCGGTGTTCGAGGCGACGTTCAACCTGTTCTTCAAGTTCAAGTACGCGAAGACCTACGACGCGGTGCTGGCCACCCCGCTCGGCCCGGTCGACATCGCCCTCGGCGAGGCGACCTGGTGCCTCATCCGGGGCGGCCTGTACTCGGCCGGCTTCATCGCGGTGATGCTCGGCTTCGGGCTGATCGGCTCGCCGTGGGCGCTGCTGGCGCTGCCCGCGTGCCTGCTGGTCGCGCTGGCGTTCGCGGCGGTGGGCATGGCCGCGGCCACGTTCATGCGCTCGTGGCACGACTTCGACCTGGTGCAGCTGGCCGTGATGCCGCTGTTCCTGTTCTCCACCACGTTCTACCCGCTGTCGGTCTACCCGGGCTGGTTGCAGACCGTGGTCCAGTGGACGCCGCTCTACCACGCGATCGAGCTGATGAGGGCGCTGACCACCGGTTACGTCGGCTGGGGCGCGTTGACGCACGTCGCGTACTTCGCGGTGATGGTGGTCGTCGGGGTGGTCGTCGCCTCCCGCAGGCTCGGCAAGTTGCTGCTGACCTGA
- a CDS encoding ABC transporter permease: MSAQTLGPWRAALIAVEHHWTWYRRNWRATVISNFLQPVLFLLAMGVGFGSQVRQGEATGGHPYLVFLAPALLVITAAQNAMFESTWAVFSSFKWQRTYLAVVSTPITPAQVLHGQLLWIALRLASGTAAFLGIAYALGAITSPSAVLAVPFATLAGMAFSAPVVAYAATREKPDSFNAIFRFLVMPMTLFTGGFFPLSQLPGWVHPLAWLTPVWHGIELARGATFGTLRLLPALGHVAYLSALVALGVALGRRYFRRRLAV, translated from the coding sequence ATGAGCGCGCAGACCCTCGGCCCGTGGCGCGCCGCGCTGATCGCGGTGGAGCACCACTGGACCTGGTACCGCCGCAACTGGCGGGCCACGGTGATCTCCAACTTCCTGCAACCCGTGCTGTTCCTGCTGGCCATGGGAGTCGGCTTCGGCTCGCAGGTGCGCCAGGGCGAGGCCACCGGCGGCCACCCGTACCTGGTGTTCCTGGCGCCCGCGCTGCTGGTCATCACGGCCGCGCAGAACGCCATGTTCGAGTCCACCTGGGCGGTGTTCTCGTCGTTCAAGTGGCAGCGCACGTACCTGGCGGTGGTGTCCACCCCGATCACGCCCGCGCAGGTGCTCCACGGCCAGTTGCTGTGGATCGCGTTGCGCCTGGCGTCGGGCACCGCCGCGTTCCTCGGCATCGCCTACGCGCTGGGCGCGATCACCAGCCCGTCGGCGGTGCTGGCCGTGCCGTTCGCCACGCTGGCGGGCATGGCGTTCAGCGCGCCCGTGGTCGCCTACGCCGCCACCAGGGAGAAGCCGGACTCGTTCAACGCGATCTTCCGCTTCCTGGTGATGCCGATGACCCTGTTCACCGGCGGGTTCTTCCCGCTGAGCCAGCTGCCCGGCTGGGTGCACCCGCTGGCCTGGCTCACCCCCGTCTGGCACGGGATCGAGCTGGCCCGCGGCGCGACGTTCGGCACCCTGCGCCTGCTGCCCGCGCTGGGCCACGTCGCCTACCTGTCCGCCCTGGTCGCGCTCGGCGTCGCCCTGGGCCGCCGCTACTTCCGCCGGAGGCTGGCCGTATGA